The Pocillopora verrucosa isolate sample1 chromosome 9, ASM3666991v2, whole genome shotgun sequence genome includes the window CTTCTTAGTGATAACTCCCTCATGGCCTCTGGGGTGTGTGAACTTGTTAACTTAGCATCTTCTTTTACATATTAAATTAGATGGCAGTGAGAACTTACAGCTTTCAAGATGGACACTTGGCAACTCGTTTACAGCAGAACTTACTCAACGACATCAGCAGCTCAAATTAAACGGCGTGACGAGGAGCATTTCTTCACTTCTGTCCCAGGTCAAAAACATGACTGATTCCTCATGGTCTTCTTCTAACATGTCAGTTCAATTTTCACTCAGTGGCTTTGCGCTCATTTACTGGAAGGCTCCATCCCCCTACTCCATCAATACCTGAACCTCTCACAAAATCTACTCATCAATTTACTGGAAGCTCACCGCGCCAACCAGCAACTGTTGTCTGTGTTGCTGAGTATCTTCACCGATCTCGGCACAAGAGGATTCTGTGTCCCCCCGGAAATAGAGGAGGGTGAAGGCGACGGGTCTACAGAGTTTGAAGACATTGAAGGGGGAGGCATTGAGAAGGAGAGGGAATGAAAGATGTCAGTGACCAGATAGAGAATGAGGCTCaggttaattttgttgtttaccCTTCTTCTCCTGTTTTccttaaaacaaacattattAGCTAAGGTCACCTCCCCTATATTCTTTTTAATGTCATGTACTATATACTTTggtaattttgttatttcatactGCCTTGGAAAATCGTTGCTTGCACTTTATAATATCAGACCctagatttaaattttttttgcccgTGGctctcggttttttttttttattattgttttctgaaaatttaACCAATAAGTCTTCCCTAAGCCTTCGAATTGAGGAATAGAAACAAACTTGTATGATTTAAAAAGTCTTGTACCTTTTCATAACTTCATTTTAAAAACACAACATTTTTTCTCTGCATTTTGAAGATTTTCCATTCAGAATTGGAAAAGTTCTCTAAACGAGTTTTTTTCATGGAAATCGTGTTGACCAACTCCATAAGCAGCCTTCCATCTACTTTAATTTAATCAAATTCGAAGCTAATCTATGAAGAAAGAGCTGAAAATTGGTGTTATGATAAATAGAAAATTATAGCTTTTGTTTAAAGTGTTACCTGTTTTATTAAGTTATGTATTTGACATTTCCCAGCTTGAGATGCTAAGCAAGAAGGACGAgaccaagaaaagaaagaagacgaCTCCCAACAACAATACCTGACGAAGACAATGGTATTGAAATGAGTGAGAACTTTGAGGGGCTTTACATGACTTGGAAGCTGGAAAGGAGGGACGAGGGACGAGGAAGAACGAGGAAGGGATGGGGACGAGGATGACTTGATAAACAGATGGGAGAGGTTGATGGACAAGACACTGAAAACTGGACGAGAAGATCTGGGGAGACTCAGATGACGAGGAGGAAAAAGAGGTAGATGAGGAACATCATCATTAAAGTAAAATTCGTTTTCCCCTTAGAATGTTAGAAGAAATGGGAGAACTGATTGAATTCCAACTTCTCCCGtaaatatccatacactatccagcaaacaagtaatgagaatattcaaactcatctggtagttgtttttcatgatatcaaaccaattcttgtaactaatttgcgaggaaatgtaaagaagcCAAAtaggagaattagcaatcagatctgaggagttaaaaggttaatgcaGGTTTGCAAGAATTACATTTTTGAGAAATCGTACCCATTCTGCATACCCTTCCTTTCGACAAACAGTCCATAGTTCTAGAGTTGTTTATCATGCATTTGATATTTAAACCATTTACAACAGCAGCACAGGTAGGAACTTGTCAGTTGTACCTCCTCATTTAATAGTAACGCAAAGTGATTGCATGTGATCTTATGCGATTAGAATctcaaaaagcaaacaaagggATGTGACAACATGAAATACATGAGATCaatcttttttcctctttgtatCGCTCCAGGAACACGAGATGAAAGAAGAGAAGGGAACAGGGGCTGAAGCCGAATCTCAGTCACAATTGGTCGCCAAGGAGGACAACAAAGGTAAGGTGACTAGGTTTCAACTGGGTCACTAGCTGCTTTAACCTTGAACTGGCTGTTGAAAGCGTCAGTTCAGATATAGCTGGTGCTATAGGCTAAAGAAGTCTTGGTTGTCTTTTTGTCGCAAGTACccgtgtgttttttttttcttttcttttttttgtgagtaGTGTGAACCAAGACCCTACAGAGACGTACATGTTAAGAGATTTAATTATTTCTACAGACAAGCCGTCTTTTTTGGAGGTCCTGCCGTTGAGCAGTTCTCATATTACTTTCTCTTAACCTTACATTTTTCAGCCTTTTGATTCATGCGTTCTCAAAGGAACAAGATGAACGTCGGTTTTTTCACATAATGTTCGTAAATTTTCTCATGAATAGTTTTCCTTTTACATACAGGCTCTACAGATGAAAGAAAAGAGCAAACAGAGGGACAACCTGATGCTGATGAAGAACAAAGTGCCGAAAATATCAATGAAGCCTTGCAAGGTGAAGAGGGAAACTTGAGTGACGAGGGGGAGGATGAGCAGGAAGGTACTGGACAGCAAGGTAAAGAAGAAGAGCCTGTTGATGCAGAGGAATCTTCTAAATTAGAGCTGCCTGATGATCTGCAGCTTGACGATGAAGGGAACGAAGGCGAAGGAGGTGAGTCGTTTATGTTACACTGCCAAAGCTACTTGAACATAACAAGCTGGGTAAAACAAAGGCTGAATCGCGGAGATTgtggaagaaaaaatattataattatgaCAGTACCTGGACTCGACATGCAGCTTGATGAAGAAGGCCTTTGTTGGAATCTTaggattgaaagaaaaatgtccttttgttcaaatcccgtacgggcctgaatttttttcaagctttattTCCACTACTTCCTAAATGGTGTTCATAAatgcgaggatcgcttccatattcgttaTGTCCTTTTGTTCCTGGAACAGAGTGGGTAAGAAAACGATGAGCAAATGTTTAAACTTTACTGGGTGTTTCATCAAAATCTGGTTTTTAAAATGCAATCACATTTACTTATCCTCTCTTTGATGTTGAAGACCAACCAGAAGAAATGGAAACTGATGAATTTGAAGGAGATCAATTGACACCGAAGAAACTGTAGACAAAACAACGGCACCAGATGATGAACAAATGGATACCGGCAACGATGAAGAGGAAGGGAAGAACTGGGTGATGAAGAAGACGTGGAGGGAACTGAGGGTGATAAGAAACAAGATGTAGGAGAGGGTCCCGAGTTAGTGATTAGGaccctttttccttttattttaatctttttgaTAGATTAGAATTAGTGCATAGAAAAATTGAGATGATTGTTACCGCATACCGTTACCCAAACAGACTCAGAGCATTATGGACAAGTAATGATGTCAGTTTCTGAATTTAAAATGATAAGTGGTGCTCGCGGAGGCTTCCTCTGCCACTGAACATGAATGTTCTCCCTTAACAGATACCCGTTTCAGAAATTGTTGGTTTTACAACAGTGTGTTGGCGTAGGTGGAGCATTGTCAAATTTCCAATTTAAGACATAATGAAGATCCGGTGCACTTCAGTAGTAATATTCTCCTTACTTCCCGTTTCTACTTTTCctatggcactgacaaggagaattcgtttaacaatcaagcttattaggttggcgatcatttcctttattctcatgagcgtaatgaatgattcagcagtattactataggagaaatttgattttggTCACTCTTTGGGTCAAAAGGGTGAAGAAGGTATAGCAACCATGAATTACTTGGCCATTTGAGTTCTtagcattttctttctttctctcctctccCCTCTGCCTATAGCAGGATGAAGATGCTATTGATGAGACTGACCAGGAGGACTGGAGGACAAAAACAGATACTGAGGTCAGATGAACGTGTATGTTGATGTATATATCAgcatgacagaaaaaaaagacatgcTGCGTCCATTATTCCGCATCCAAATTCAAGAGGTCGCTCGACTAACTAGGAGCTAGATGAAAACGGAGGAGGGATTTTTCACTTTAAGCTCAGCGATTCAAATTTGCCCGCTTTGCTTTTTCATCAGTAACGACACTTGGAGCTAAAATCTTTGCATCTCGTATTTTTCGTACTGATTTTATACCGACGTCGTACCTTtgccaaaattttgtttgcGTTGATGGTCTGCGAGTGGGGTAACAGCAAGGCCACCAAGAGAATTTTAAACTGTCATATTTgacatttgatttattttttagccTCAAGAAAATGTCCAGGCTGTGGAGGATTCTGGAGAAGGAGATGGGAATGGAGAACAAAGTGACGTTACTGCTGGCCAATCTGAATCGACAGAAGGTAAT containing:
- the LOC136283620 gene encoding sodium/potassium/calcium exchanger 1-like, producing the protein MKEEKGTGAEAESQSQLVAKEDNKGSTDERKEQTEGQPDADEEQSAENINEALQGEEGNLSDEGEDEQEGTGQQGKEEEPVDAEESSKLELPDDLQLDDEGNEGEGDQPEEMETDEFEGDQLTPKKL